In Inquilinus sp. Marseille-Q2685, the following are encoded in one genomic region:
- the pseI gene encoding pseudaminic acid synthase, with the protein MQEISIAGRRIGPDHPPYVICELSGNHNGELARALRMMEAAKATGADAVKLQTYTADTITLDHDGEQFRIKGGLWDGQRLYDLYQEASTPWEWHEALFAKGRELGITIFSTPFDKTAVDLLEGLGAPAYKVASFEVVDLPLVEYIASKKKPMIISTGLANLGEIQEVIDTARRGGADGLVVLHCISAYPAPMEDANLRTIPNLAETFGVISGLSDHTLGTTASVAAVALGGSVIEKHFTLARADGGPDSAFSLEPAEFTRLVEDCRGAWAALGRIRYDLKGSEAGNIVYRRSLYVTRDVRAGETLTEANVRSIRPGYGLAPKHLPEVLGRRAARDLARGEPLAWSMVE; encoded by the coding sequence ATGCAGGAGATTTCCATTGCCGGCCGCAGGATCGGCCCCGACCACCCGCCCTATGTGATCTGCGAGCTGTCGGGCAACCACAATGGCGAGCTGGCCCGGGCGCTGAGGATGATGGAGGCGGCGAAGGCCACCGGCGCCGACGCGGTCAAGCTGCAGACCTACACCGCCGACACCATCACGCTGGACCATGACGGCGAGCAGTTCCGGATCAAGGGCGGGCTGTGGGACGGCCAGCGCCTGTACGATCTGTACCAGGAGGCCTCGACCCCCTGGGAGTGGCACGAGGCGCTGTTCGCCAAGGGGCGCGAGCTGGGCATCACCATCTTCTCCACGCCCTTCGACAAGACCGCGGTCGACCTGCTGGAGGGGCTGGGCGCCCCGGCCTACAAGGTGGCGTCCTTCGAGGTCGTCGACCTGCCGCTGGTCGAGTACATCGCCAGCAAGAAGAAGCCGATGATCATCTCCACCGGCCTCGCCAATCTCGGCGAGATCCAGGAGGTGATCGACACCGCGCGCCGGGGCGGGGCCGACGGGCTGGTGGTGCTGCACTGCATCAGCGCCTATCCGGCGCCGATGGAGGACGCGAACCTGCGCACCATCCCGAACCTGGCCGAAACCTTCGGCGTGATCAGCGGCCTGTCCGACCACACCCTGGGCACCACCGCCTCGGTCGCCGCGGTGGCGCTGGGCGGGTCGGTGATCGAGAAGCACTTCACCCTGGCCCGCGCCGATGGCGGCCCGGATTCGGCCTTCTCGCTGGAGCCGGCGGAGTTCACCCGGCTGGTCGAGGACTGCAGGGGCGCCTGGGCGGCGCTGGGCCGGATCCGCTACGACCTCAAGGGGTCGGAGGCCGGCAACATCGTCTATCGCCGCTCGCTGTACGTCACCCGCGACGTCAGGGCCGGCGAGACGCTGACCGAGGCCAACGTACGCTCGATCCGCCCGGGCTACGGCCTGGCGCCGAAGCACCTGCCGGAGGTGCTGGGCCGCCGCGCCGCCCGCGACCTCGCCCGCGGCGAGCCGCTGGCCTGGTCGATGGTGGAGTGA
- a CDS encoding multidrug efflux SMR transporter, with protein MAWILLLAAIGFEVAGTVCMKLSDGFRNPLPSVLIFVFYAAAFGLLTLTLKRMDLSLAYAIWAGIGTALTVAIGVLWFQEALTMLKLASVALVIAGIVGMNLGGAH; from the coding sequence ATGGCCTGGATCCTGCTGCTCGCCGCGATCGGCTTCGAGGTCGCCGGCACCGTCTGCATGAAGCTGTCCGACGGGTTCCGCAACCCGCTGCCCTCGGTGCTGATCTTCGTGTTCTACGCCGCCGCCTTCGGCCTGCTGACGCTGACCCTGAAGCGGATGGACCTGAGCCTCGCCTACGCCATCTGGGCCGGGATCGGCACCGCGCTGACCGTGGCGATCGGCGTGCTGTGGTTCCAGGAGGCGCTGACCATGCTGAAGCTGGCCTCGGTTGCGCTCGTCATCGCCGGCATCGTCGGGATGAACCTCGGCGGCGCGCATTGA
- a CDS encoding ATP-binding cassette domain-containing protein, whose amino-acid sequence MIRRRAANDQVQGAIRSLNIKVSDPENPVRTLSGGNQQRVVLAKWIATKPKVLILDSPTVGVDIANKDGIYEVVKRLAAEGMAVVMISDEIPEVLYHCHRILVMRQGRITGEVRPHQTTEAELRQRVNG is encoded by the coding sequence CTGATCCGGCGCCGCGCCGCGAACGACCAGGTGCAGGGCGCCATCCGGTCGCTCAACATCAAGGTGTCGGACCCGGAGAACCCGGTGCGCACCCTGTCCGGCGGCAACCAGCAGCGCGTGGTGCTGGCGAAGTGGATCGCCACCAAGCCGAAGGTGCTGATCCTGGACAGCCCGACGGTCGGCGTCGACATCGCCAATAAGGACGGGATCTACGAGGTGGTGAAGCGCCTGGCCGCCGAGGGCATGGCCGTGGTCATGATCTCCGACGAGATCCCCGAGGTGCTGTACCACTGCCACCGCATCCTGGTGATGCGGCAGGGGCGGATCACCGGCGAGGTCCGGCCGCACCAGACGACGGAGGCGGAGCTGAGGCAGAGAGTGAATGGCTAG
- the sugE gene encoding quaternary ammonium compound efflux SMR transporter SugE, which translates to MAWVILIVAGLFEIGWAIGLKYTEGFTRLWPSVATAAAMIVSLALLGLALKTLPIGTAYAIWTGVGAVGTAILGIYLFGESADFARLACIGLIVAGIIGLKLVTPH; encoded by the coding sequence ATGGCTTGGGTGATCCTGATCGTCGCCGGGCTGTTCGAGATCGGCTGGGCCATCGGCCTGAAATACACCGAGGGCTTCACCCGGCTGTGGCCCAGCGTGGCGACCGCGGCGGCGATGATCGTCAGCCTGGCGCTGCTGGGCCTGGCGCTGAAGACGCTGCCGATCGGCACCGCCTACGCGATCTGGACCGGCGTCGGCGCGGTCGGCACCGCCATCCTCGGCATCTACCTGTTCGGCGAATCGGCCGATTTCGCCCGGCTGGCCTGCATCGGCCTGATCGTGGCCGGGATCATCGGGCTGAAGCTGGTCACCCCGCATTGA
- a CDS encoding TetR/AcrR family transcriptional regulator: protein MSTPDTKTRILNAAEQVVLERGVPALTLDAVAESAGLSKGGLIYHFESKEALIRAMIARIGTCMQERMDRLSAADGRPGARTRAYLGAAFPPPGTPEDRDATREAALIAALGNDPALLAPYAAQYAGWVAQQRADGIDPVLAAIVRLAADGLWLNEVFGIRAVDPADRAAVLQRLDAMTRGA, encoded by the coding sequence ATGAGCACGCCCGACACCAAGACCCGGATCCTGAACGCCGCCGAGCAGGTGGTGCTGGAGCGCGGCGTTCCGGCCCTGACGCTGGACGCGGTGGCGGAGTCGGCCGGCCTGAGCAAGGGCGGGCTGATCTACCACTTCGAGAGCAAGGAGGCGCTGATCCGCGCCATGATCGCGCGGATCGGCACCTGCATGCAGGAGCGGATGGACCGCCTCTCCGCCGCCGACGGCCGGCCGGGCGCCCGCACCCGCGCCTATCTCGGCGCGGCCTTCCCGCCGCCGGGGACCCCGGAGGACCGGGATGCGACGCGGGAGGCGGCACTGATCGCCGCCCTGGGCAACGACCCGGCGCTGCTGGCGCCCTATGCCGCGCAATATGCCGGCTGGGTGGCGCAGCAGCGGGCGGACGGGATCGACCCGGTGCTGGCCGCCATCGTCCGGCTGGCGGCGGACGGGCTGTGGCTGAACGAGGTGTTCGGCATCCGCGCCGTCGACCCGGCGGACCGGGCGGCGGTGCTGCAGCGCCTGGACGCGATGACGCGCGGCGCCTGA
- a CDS encoding MarR family winged helix-turn-helix transcriptional regulator, with protein sequence MVKRGDGPAIPRPGEGKRGEAGHFGYLLRQASGIYRLRMERALADLEVTPPQFTILTMVAAYPGLSGADLARLTLLTPQTVSVIVANLERAGSVARRPHPVHGRILTLEITDGGRALLAQCRERVQVLERQLAAGLSPEEEAVIRRWLAAVAAEGGEVEG encoded by the coding sequence ATGGTCAAGCGCGGCGACGGGCCGGCGATTCCGCGTCCCGGCGAGGGCAAGCGGGGCGAGGCGGGGCATTTCGGCTATCTGCTGCGCCAGGCCAGCGGCATCTACCGGTTGCGGATGGAGCGCGCCCTGGCCGATCTGGAGGTGACGCCACCGCAATTCACCATCCTGACCATGGTCGCGGCCTATCCCGGCCTGTCCGGCGCCGACCTGGCGCGGCTGACCCTGCTGACGCCGCAGACGGTCAGCGTCATCGTCGCCAATCTGGAGCGCGCCGGGTCGGTGGCGCGGCGGCCGCACCCGGTGCATGGCCGTATCCTGACCCTGGAGATCACCGATGGCGGCAGGGCCCTGCTGGCGCAGTGCCGCGAGCGCGTGCAGGTGCTGGAACGCCAGCTGGCCGCCGGGCTGTCGCCGGAGGAGGAGGCCGTCATCCGCCGCTGGCTCGCCGCCGTGGCGGCGGAGGGCGGCGAGGTGGAGGGTTAG
- a CDS encoding ABC transporter permease yields MASSESASARPGLRLDPVLGGLALLLVAVVLVFSLLVGERFLSAANLQSIAFQLPELGVLALAMMITLVCGGLNLSVISTANCAALLMGWIMVQGGGAEAGGGTILLAVLAGLALASLCGALNGVIIAYVGVSPILATLGTMILFKGLAIGFTRGNVIGGFPEGILFLGNGMVGPVPMPLFVFAACALPVAVLLNRTPFGVNLYLIGSNEQATRFSGVDTRRMLLWTYTLSGLLCGVAGLVLMARFNSANASYGESYLLVTILAAVLGGTDPFGGFGKVGGLVLALIILQAISSGFNLLGFSTHLTLAIWGGILLLVMAVGYLRARLTRQSG; encoded by the coding sequence GTGGCGTCGTCTGAGTCTGCGTCCGCCCGTCCGGGCCTCCGCCTCGACCCCGTGCTGGGCGGGCTGGCGCTGCTGCTGGTCGCGGTCGTCCTGGTGTTCTCGCTGCTGGTGGGCGAACGCTTCCTGTCTGCCGCCAACCTGCAGTCGATCGCCTTCCAGCTGCCGGAGCTCGGCGTGCTGGCGCTGGCGATGATGATCACGCTGGTCTGCGGCGGGCTGAACCTGTCGGTGATCTCCACCGCCAACTGCGCGGCGCTGCTGATGGGCTGGATCATGGTCCAGGGCGGCGGGGCCGAGGCCGGGGGCGGCACCATCCTGCTGGCGGTCCTGGCCGGGCTGGCGCTGGCCTCCCTCTGCGGCGCGCTCAACGGCGTGATCATCGCCTATGTCGGCGTGTCGCCGATCCTGGCGACGCTTGGCACCATGATCCTGTTCAAGGGGCTGGCCATCGGCTTCACCCGCGGCAACGTCATCGGCGGCTTCCCCGAGGGCATCCTGTTCCTCGGCAACGGCATGGTCGGGCCGGTGCCGATGCCGCTCTTCGTCTTCGCCGCCTGCGCCCTGCCGGTCGCGGTCCTGCTGAACCGCACGCCCTTCGGCGTCAACCTGTACCTGATCGGCTCGAACGAGCAGGCGACGCGCTTCTCCGGCGTCGACACCCGGCGGATGCTGCTCTGGACCTACACCCTGTCCGGCCTGCTCTGCGGCGTCGCCGGGCTGGTGCTGATGGCGCGGTTCAACTCGGCCAATGCCAGCTACGGCGAAAGCTATCTGCTGGTCACCATCCTAGCCGCGGTGCTGGGCGGCACCGACCCGTTCGGCGGCTTCGGCAAGGTCGGCGGGCTGGTGCTGGCGCTGATCATCCTCCAGGCCATCTCCAGCGGCTTCAACCTGCTGGGCTTCAGCACCCACCTGACCCTCGCCATCTGGGGCGGCATCCTGCTGCTGGTGATGGCGGTCGGCTATCTCCGCGCCCGGCTGACCCGGCAGTCGGGCTAG
- a CDS encoding NAD(P)-dependent oxidoreductase, whose protein sequence is MPFRIFLAGASGAVGRRLVPLLRDAGHQVSGTTRDPAKAEALRRLGAEPVVVDVFDAQALYRAVTAARPQVVIHQLTDLPPGLDPARMAEAAPRNARIRSEGTRNLVAAAREAGARRLIAQSIAWVYAPGTPPYAEDHPLDRSPDNPRRISIDGVMALETQVLHTPPLEGIVLRYGQFYGPGTGAEAPPGPGAVHVDAAAQAALLAVDRGRPGIFNVAEPGGPALVEKAVRELGWDAGFRLCG, encoded by the coding sequence ATGCCGTTCCGGATCTTCCTCGCCGGCGCCAGCGGCGCCGTCGGACGCCGCCTGGTGCCGCTGCTGCGCGACGCCGGGCACCAGGTCTCCGGCACCACCCGCGACCCGGCCAAGGCCGAGGCGCTGCGCCGGCTGGGCGCCGAGCCGGTGGTGGTCGACGTGTTCGACGCCCAGGCCCTCTATCGCGCCGTGACGGCGGCGCGGCCGCAGGTGGTGATCCACCAGCTGACCGACCTGCCGCCCGGCCTCGACCCGGCGCGGATGGCGGAGGCCGCGCCGCGCAACGCCCGGATCCGCAGCGAGGGCACGCGCAACCTGGTCGCGGCGGCGCGAGAGGCCGGCGCCCGCCGGCTGATCGCCCAGAGCATCGCCTGGGTCTATGCGCCGGGCACGCCGCCTTATGCCGAGGACCACCCGCTCGACCGGTCGCCCGACAACCCGCGGCGGATCAGCATCGACGGCGTAATGGCGCTGGAGACGCAGGTGCTGCACACCCCGCCGCTCGAGGGCATCGTGCTGCGCTACGGCCAGTTCTACGGCCCCGGCACCGGCGCCGAGGCGCCGCCGGGGCCGGGCGCGGTGCATGTCGACGCCGCGGCGCAGGCGGCGCTGCTGGCGGTCGACCGCGGCCGGCCCGGCATCTTCAACGTGGCCGAGCCGGGCGGCCCGGCCCTGGTCGAAAAGGCGGTGCGCGAGCTCGGCTGGGACGCCGGGTTCCGGCTGTGCGGCTGA
- a CDS encoding GNAT family N-acetyltransferase → MSADAETVDLRPVEDEAAVAACWPLMRQLRPHQDSEAELVARWRRQTAGGYRLAALWRGGRPVALAGFRVQENLVYGPHLYVDDLVTDEAERSFGHGARLMDWLAGEGRASGCARLVLDTPLANVLGHRFYYRCGLLATALRFGLPLA, encoded by the coding sequence ATGTCGGCCGATGCCGAAACCGTCGATCTCCGCCCCGTCGAGGACGAGGCCGCCGTCGCCGCCTGCTGGCCGCTGATGCGGCAGCTGCGGCCGCATCAGGACTCGGAGGCCGAACTGGTGGCGCGCTGGCGCCGGCAGACCGCTGGCGGGTACCGGCTGGCGGCGCTGTGGCGCGGCGGCCGGCCGGTGGCGCTGGCCGGCTTCCGGGTGCAGGAGAACCTGGTCTACGGCCCGCATCTCTATGTCGACGACCTGGTCACCGACGAGGCCGAGCGCAGCTTCGGCCACGGCGCCCGGCTGATGGACTGGCTGGCGGGGGAGGGGCGGGCCTCCGGCTGCGCCCGGCTGGTGCTCGACACCCCGCTGGCCAATGTGCTGGGCCACCGCTTCTACTATCGCTGCGGCCTGCTCGCGACCGCGCTGCGCTTCGGCCTGCCGCTGGCCTGA
- a CDS encoding substrate-binding domain-containing protein, producing the protein MTRKLLRYALPLTAALLAGPAVAQDKPEVVTVVKIAGIPWFNAVEQGIQKGGEEFGLNASMVGPNTVDPAQQVKLVEDLIARKVAAIGLIPLDINVMEPVLQRAAAAGIPIITHEAPEQKTKTWNIELIDSKEFGEVQMERLAQSMGGEGEYIAMVGTLTTPLHNQWADAAIAYQKAKYPKMKLVTDRFPGADEVDSAYKVAMDAITAYPNLKGIIGFGSNGPIGAGNAVRERGLQGKVSVVGTCLPSPGRALIADDVVQECFLWNPIDAGYAMMAVTRLVLDKKEITDGMEIPGVGKVAVDPATHNIRANLILHINKDTVDKLVDAGL; encoded by the coding sequence GTGACCAGGAAGCTCTTGAGATACGCCCTGCCGCTGACTGCCGCGCTGCTCGCGGGCCCGGCCGTGGCCCAGGACAAGCCCGAGGTGGTGACGGTGGTGAAGATCGCCGGCATCCCCTGGTTCAACGCCGTCGAGCAGGGGATTCAGAAAGGCGGCGAGGAGTTCGGCCTCAACGCCTCGATGGTCGGCCCCAACACCGTCGACCCGGCGCAGCAGGTGAAGCTGGTCGAGGACCTGATCGCCCGCAAGGTCGCCGCCATCGGGCTGATCCCGCTCGACATCAACGTGATGGAGCCGGTGCTGCAGCGCGCCGCCGCCGCGGGCATCCCGATCATCACCCATGAGGCGCCGGAGCAGAAGACCAAGACCTGGAACATCGAGCTGATCGATTCGAAGGAGTTCGGCGAGGTCCAGATGGAGCGGCTGGCCCAGTCGATGGGCGGCGAGGGCGAATACATCGCCATGGTCGGCACGCTAACCACGCCGCTGCACAACCAGTGGGCCGACGCGGCGATCGCCTATCAGAAGGCGAAGTACCCGAAGATGAAGCTGGTCACCGACCGCTTCCCGGGCGCAGATGAGGTCGACAGCGCCTACAAGGTGGCGATGGACGCGATCACCGCCTATCCGAACCTGAAGGGCATCATCGGCTTCGGCTCGAACGGCCCGATCGGCGCCGGCAACGCGGTGCGCGAGCGCGGCCTGCAGGGCAAGGTCTCGGTGGTGGGCACCTGCCTGCCCAGCCCGGGCCGGGCGCTGATCGCCGACGACGTGGTGCAGGAATGCTTCCTGTGGAACCCGATCGACGCCGGCTACGCCATGATGGCGGTGACCCGGCTGGTGCTGGACAAGAAGGAGATCACCGACGGCATGGAGATCCCGGGCGTCGGCAAGGTCGCGGTCGACCCGGCGACGCACAACATCCGCGCCAACCTGATCCTGCACATCAACAAGGACACGGTGGACAAGCTGGTCGACGCCGGGCTGTGA
- a CDS encoding FGGY-family carbohydrate kinase has product MSVVAVLDVGKTNLKLLAASPEGEVLEAGRPRNLSRPGPPYLHVDLAAMEAWLLGALGDLARRHRLAAFVATGYGTSGVLVDDRGPVLPMMDYEAEAPGWLDEAYAAEGPGFAETGCLVDPGAHRLAKQMLWLERDFPDGFARARRLLPLPQYFAWRRGGAPASETPTLAAQPHLWNPAAAEFPGIVRRRGGDRLTPPRRNAWDVLGTIRPDLAAAHGLPPDLALLCGVHDSNANYHRFLAAGLGDVPLLSTGTWIIGFRPGLPLDRLDPRRGMVANVDVDGRPIGCTLHMGGREWERIAGDVRSEATAGDVAALIAAGTMALPSFAEGDGLFPGRAGRGGITGPAPAGPAGRAALATLYTALCCAAALDLLEARGRVIVDGGVAANPNFAPLLAALRPGDRVETSTESDGSAIGAALLWARNRGRAAARVPLRPAEPLALPGLAAYAERWKSLAGAPGAAAL; this is encoded by the coding sequence ATGTCCGTCGTCGCGGTGCTCGATGTCGGCAAGACCAATCTGAAGCTGCTCGCGGCATCGCCGGAGGGCGAGGTGCTGGAGGCGGGGCGCCCCCGAAACCTGTCGCGGCCGGGCCCGCCCTATCTGCATGTCGACCTGGCGGCGATGGAGGCCTGGCTGCTGGGCGCGCTGGGCGACCTGGCCCGCCGCCACCGCCTGGCCGCCTTCGTCGCCACCGGCTACGGCACCAGCGGCGTGCTGGTCGACGACCGGGGCCCGGTGCTGCCGATGATGGATTACGAGGCCGAGGCGCCCGGCTGGCTGGACGAGGCCTACGCCGCCGAGGGGCCGGGCTTCGCCGAGACCGGCTGCCTGGTCGACCCCGGCGCGCACCGCCTGGCCAAGCAGATGCTGTGGCTGGAGCGCGACTTCCCGGACGGCTTCGCCCGCGCCCGCCGGCTGCTGCCCCTGCCGCAATACTTCGCCTGGCGGCGGGGCGGCGCGCCGGCCAGCGAGACCCCCACGCTGGCGGCCCAGCCCCATCTGTGGAACCCGGCGGCGGCGGAGTTCCCCGGCATCGTCCGGCGCCGCGGCGGGGACCGGCTGACCCCGCCACGCCGCAACGCCTGGGACGTGCTGGGCACCATCCGCCCGGATCTGGCCGCGGCGCACGGGCTGCCGCCGGACCTGGCCCTGCTGTGCGGGGTGCATGACAGCAACGCCAACTACCACCGCTTCCTGGCCGCCGGCCTCGGCGACGTGCCGCTGCTGTCGACCGGCACCTGGATCATCGGCTTCCGGCCGGGGCTGCCGCTGGACCGGCTGGACCCGCGCCGCGGCATGGTCGCGAATGTCGATGTCGACGGCCGGCCGATCGGCTGCACCCTGCATATGGGCGGCCGGGAGTGGGAGCGGATCGCCGGCGATGTCCGGAGCGAGGCGACCGCCGGGGACGTCGCCGCCCTGATCGCCGCCGGGACGATGGCGCTGCCCAGCTTCGCCGAGGGCGACGGGCTGTTCCCCGGCCGGGCCGGGCGCGGCGGGATCACCGGCCCGGCGCCGGCGGGGCCGGCCGGCCGCGCCGCCCTGGCGACGCTGTACACCGCGCTGTGCTGCGCCGCGGCGCTGGACCTGCTGGAGGCGCGCGGCCGGGTGATCGTCGACGGCGGCGTCGCCGCCAACCCGAACTTCGCGCCGCTGCTGGCGGCGCTGCGGCCGGGCGACCGGGTCGAGACCTCGACGGAATCGGACGGAAGCGCCATCGGCGCGGCGCTGCTGTGGGCCCGCAACCGGGGCCGCGCGGCCGCCCGGGTGCCGCTGCGGCCGGCGGAGCCCCTGGCCCTGCCCGGCCTCGCCGCCTATGCCGAACGCTGGAAGAGCCTCGCTGGCGCGCCGGGCGCCGCGGCGCTATAG
- a CDS encoding ABC transporter permease yields MASTATLAPADRPPLLGRLLRRTEFYLVVVIAVAVAGLGLAAPNFLTLGNLSNLANSYAVTGVLAAGLLVVLISGNIDISFAATTMVSQYAAALFALNVLGRAGTGVPVLDWAIVFAVAMAVGLALGLVNAAIVYRFRASSIIVTIATMNLFFGLLMFFSRGKQIFNLPTFFFKGVLVQLPLPDGSTLRITIQMLALVLALLATWALLNQTAIGRQIYAMGGNPEAAKRLGFGMGRLHMFVFGYLGAMAGVAAIIHAQLQQQVAPNVLVGRELDVLAAVVLGGASLLGGVGTVLGTVLGIALLAVLQNGLIMVGVSSYWTQVCTGLVILVSVCITALSDRMKTRRKSRGVV; encoded by the coding sequence ATGGCTAGCACCGCAACCCTGGCGCCGGCGGACCGGCCGCCGCTGCTCGGCCGCCTGTTGCGGCGGACCGAGTTCTATCTGGTGGTGGTGATCGCCGTGGCGGTGGCCGGCCTCGGCCTGGCCGCGCCGAACTTCCTGACGCTCGGCAACCTGTCCAATCTCGCCAACTCCTACGCCGTCACCGGCGTGCTGGCGGCGGGGCTGCTGGTGGTGCTGATCTCCGGCAACATCGACATCTCCTTCGCCGCCACCACCATGGTGTCGCAATATGCGGCGGCGCTGTTCGCGCTCAATGTCCTCGGCCGGGCCGGCACCGGCGTGCCGGTGCTGGACTGGGCGATCGTCTTCGCCGTGGCGATGGCGGTCGGGCTGGCGCTGGGGCTGGTGAACGCCGCCATCGTCTACCGGTTCAGGGCGTCGTCGATCATCGTCACCATCGCGACGATGAACCTGTTCTTCGGCCTGCTGATGTTCTTCTCGCGCGGCAAGCAGATCTTCAACCTGCCGACCTTCTTCTTCAAGGGCGTGCTGGTGCAGCTGCCGCTGCCGGACGGCAGCACCCTGCGCATCACCATCCAGATGCTGGCGCTGGTCCTGGCCCTGCTGGCGACCTGGGCGCTGCTGAACCAGACCGCGATCGGCCGGCAGATCTACGCCATGGGCGGCAACCCCGAGGCGGCGAAGCGCCTGGGCTTCGGCATGGGCCGGCTGCACATGTTCGTGTTCGGCTATCTCGGCGCCATGGCCGGCGTCGCCGCCATCATCCACGCCCAGCTGCAGCAGCAGGTGGCGCCGAACGTGCTGGTCGGGCGCGAGCTCGACGTGCTGGCCGCCGTGGTGCTGGGCGGGGCCAGCCTGCTCGGCGGCGTCGGCACGGTGCTGGGCACGGTGCTGGGCATCGCGCTGCTCGCCGTGCTGCAGAACGGGCTGATCATGGTCGGCGTGTCCTCCTACTGGACCCAGGTCTGCACCGGCCTGGTGATCCTGGTCAGCGTCTGCATCACCGCGCTGAGCGACCGCATGAAGACCCGGAGGAAGAGCCGTGGCGTCGTCTGA
- a CDS encoding sugar ABC transporter ATP-binding protein, with the protein MTDLFLDLQGIGKRFGGVHALREVDFDLAAGEVHCLVGENGCGKSTLIKIIAGVLAPEPGGRIAIGGEAIGHLTPVSSVRRGIQVIYQDLSLFPNLTVAENIGIGHHVGRSFTPARWAAIKESAQAAMARIGVRLDPEAPVGSLNIASRQLVAICRALAADARLVIMDEPTASLTRTEVDALLRLVLDLKAHGISTLFVSHRLDEVMEIADRVTVMRDGRKVGTWPAAEMDAKRMAFLMTGKEFHYDVLDPGATRAEPVLEVKGLGKAGEFADIGFTVHRGEILGITGLLGSGRTEMALSLFGMNPADAGEVRVEGRPVRIGSPRQAIRQGIAYVSEDRLTLGLVLPQSIARNATVTILDRLTSASA; encoded by the coding sequence ATGACGGATCTGTTCCTCGACCTCCAGGGCATCGGCAAGCGCTTCGGCGGCGTGCATGCCCTGCGCGAGGTCGATTTCGATCTCGCCGCCGGCGAGGTGCATTGCCTGGTCGGCGAGAACGGCTGCGGCAAGAGCACGCTGATCAAGATCATCGCCGGCGTTCTGGCGCCGGAGCCGGGCGGCCGCATCGCCATCGGCGGCGAGGCGATCGGGCACCTGACCCCGGTCTCCTCGGTGCGCCGCGGCATCCAGGTGATCTACCAGGACCTGTCGCTGTTCCCGAATCTGACCGTGGCCGAGAATATCGGCATCGGCCACCATGTCGGCCGCAGCTTCACCCCGGCGCGCTGGGCCGCGATCAAGGAGTCGGCCCAGGCGGCGATGGCGCGGATCGGCGTCCGGCTGGACCCCGAGGCGCCGGTCGGGTCGCTCAACATCGCCAGCCGCCAGCTGGTGGCGATCTGCCGGGCCCTGGCCGCCGACGCCAGGCTGGTGATTATGGACGAGCCGACGGCGTCCCTGACCCGGACCGAGGTCGACGCCCTGCTGCGGCTGGTGCTGGACCTGAAGGCGCACGGCATCTCCACCCTGTTCGTCAGCCACCGGCTGGACGAGGTGATGGAGATCGCCGACCGGGTCACGGTGATGCGCGACGGCCGCAAGGTCGGCACCTGGCCGGCGGCGGAGATGGACGCGAAGCGCATGGCCTTCCTGATGACCGGCAAGGAGTTCCACTACGACGTCCTCGACCCCGGCGCCACGCGGGCCGAGCCGGTGCTGGAGGTGAAAGGGCTCGGCAAGGCCGGCGAGTTCGCCGATATCGGCTTCACCGTGCATCGCGGCGAGATCCTGGGCATCACCGGCCTGCTCGGCTCCGGCCGCACCGAGATGGCGCTGTCGCTGTTCGGCATGAACCCGGCCGATGCCGGCGAGGTGCGGGTCGAGGGCCGGCCGGTGCGCATCGGGTCGCCGCGCCAGGCGATCCGCCAGGGCATCGCCTATGTGTCGGAGGACCGGCTGACGCTCGGCCTGGTCCTGCCGCAGTCGATCGCGCGCAACGCCACCGTCACCATCCTCGACCGGTTGACCTCGGCCTCGGCCTGA